A genomic segment from Drosophila miranda strain MSH22 chromosome 3, D.miranda_PacBio2.1, whole genome shotgun sequence encodes:
- the LOC108160832 gene encoding transient-receptor-potential-like protein isoform X3 — translation MGRMKKKLPTGVSSGGATRSGSSRTTAPTTMVGGCCIPLGLPQPLLLEEKKFLLAVERGDMPNVRRILQKALRHHHININCMDPLGRRALTLAIDNENLEMVELLVVMGVETKDALLHAINAEFVEAVELLLEHEELIYKEGEQYSWQKVDINTAMFAPDITPLMLAAHKNNFEILRILLDRGAAVPVPHDIRCGCEECMRLMGEDSLRHSLSRVNIYRALCSPSLICLTSNDPILTAFQLSWDLRNLALTEQECKAEYMELRRQCQNFAVDLLDQTRTSNELAIILNYDPQMSSYEPGDRMSLTRLVQAISYKQKKFVAHSNIQQLLSSIWYDGLPGFRRKSIVDKIICIAQVAVLFPVYCFIYMFAPNCRTGRLMRKPFMKFLIHASSYLFFLFILILVSQRADDDFVRIFGTTRMKADLVEQELRQRGQAPSKLELVVVLYVAGFMWEEVQEIFAVGMKNYLRNMWNFIDFLRNTLYVSVMCLRAFAYIQQATEIARDPQMAYIPREKWHDFDPQLIAEGLFAAANVFSALKLVHLFSINPHLGPLQISLGRMVIDIVKFFFIYSLVLFAFACGLNQLLWYFAALEKSKCYVLPGGEADWGSHGDSCMKWRRFGNLFESSQSLFWASFGMVGLDDFELSGIKSYTRFWGLLMFGSYSVINVIVLLNLLIAMMSNSYAMIDEHSDTEWKFARTKLWMSYFEDSATLPPPFNVLPSVKWLIRLFRKSSKAIDRQRSKQKRQEQEEFNKYDTIMRSLVWRYVAAMHRKFEQNPVSEDDINEVKSEINTMRYEMLEIFENSGMDVSSANKKERQPRPRRIKVWERRLMKGFQVAPVQTSGESCGDAFCNVNGEGDMREIKVESIPSRPAKETARERFQRVARTVLLQSTTHKWNVVLHGTLPNSQIGRCTKNERKNLQNLGRAIEEAKRLIMLNPGCSSGRESPIRIEFEDEKSSTLLELLNQISEEISERERPRIKPTWRPPLKSVAARALAANQGRSYTAPELKISRKSLPAPPPAPAPAAAPTKTAISHLASNRSRELPLCPSKLVTTAPAPAATLLKKSAPLATATSSRTPFSVERKERGHISDGVQAGNPNSFDIHVVDLDERSRRLGGDNVSDISSIASTSPQRPMKRN, via the exons ATGGGTCGCATGAAGAAGAAGCTGCCGACAGGT GTATCGTCTGGAGGCGCCACACGCAGTGGGAGCAGCCGCACTACAGCCCCCACAACAATGGTGGGCGGCTGCTGTATTCCACTGGGATTACCGCAACCTTTGCTGCTCGAGGAGAAGAAATTCCTGCTGGCTGTGGAGCGCGGCGATATGCCGAATGTACGCAG AATCCTGCAGAAGGCGCTGCGCCATCACCACATCAACATCAACTGCATGGATCCACTGGGCCGGAGAGCCCTCACTCTGGCCATCGACAACGAGAAtctcgagatggtggagctgCTCGTCGTCATGGGAGTGGAGACAAAGGACGCCCTGCTGCATGCCATCAATGCGGAGTTTGTCGAGGCCgtggagctgctgctcgagcaCGAGGAGCTCATCTACAAGGAGGGCGAGCAATAT AGCTGGCAGAAGGTGGACATCAATACGGCTATGTTTGCCCCGGATATCACGCCCCTGATGCTGGCGGCTCACAAGAACAACTTTGAGATACTGCGCATTCTCTTGGATCGGGGAGCGGCTGTGCCAGTGCCCCACGACATTCG TTGTGGCTGTGAGGAGTGCATGCGCCTCATGGGCGAGGACTCGCTGAGGCACTCCCTGTCGCGGGTCAACATATATCGGGCCCTGTGCAGCCCCTCGCTGATCTGCCTCACCTCTAACGATCCCATCCTGACCGCCTTTCAGCTCTCCTGGGATCTGCGGAACCTAGCGCTGACAGAGCAGGAGTGCAAGGCGGAGTACATGGAGCTGCGGCGGCAGTGCCAGAACTTTGCGGTGGATCTGCTTGACCAGACGCGTACCTCCAACGAGCTGGCCATCATCCTCAACTACGATCCGCAGATGTCCAGCTACGAGCCAGGGGACCGCATGAGTCTCACACGTCTCGTCCAGGCCATATCCTACAAGCAGAAGAAG TTTGTGGCCCACTCAAACATCCAGCAATTGCTCTCCTCCATTTGGTACGACGGGTTGCCAGGGTTCCGGCGCAAGAGCATCGTGGATAAAATCATCTGCATCGCACAGGTGGCCGTGCTCTTTCCTGTGTACTGTTTTATCTACATGTTTGCCCCCAACTGCCGGACGGGACGGCTGATGCGGAAGCCATTTATGAAGTTTCTCATCCATGCCTCCTCGTATTTGTTCTTTCTTT TCATCCTCATCCTGGTCTCGCAGCGAGCGGACGATGACTTTGTGCGTATCTTCGGCACGACGCGGATGAAGGCAGATCTGGTGGAGCAGGAGCTGCGTCAGCGGGGCCAGGCGCCGAGCAAGCTGGAGCTGGTCGTGGTCCTATACGTGGCGGGTTTTATGTGGGAGGAAGTGCAGGAGATATTCGCCGTGGGCATGAAGAACTACCTTCGCAACATGTGGAACTTTATCGACTTCCTACGCAACACCCTCTATGTGAGTGTCATGTGTCTGAG GGCCTTCGCCTACATCCAGCAGGCCACGGAAATAGCCAGGGATCCACAGATGGCCTACATTCCGCGCGAGAAGTGGCACGACTTCGATCCGCAGCTCATAGCCGAGGGACTCTTTGCGGCCGCCAATGTCTTCTCCGCCCTGAAGCTGGTGCACCTGTTCAGCATCAATCCCCATTTGGGCCCGCTGCAGATCTCGCTGGGCCGCATGGTCATCGACATTGTCAAGTTCTTCTTCATCTACTCCCTGGTGCTGTTTGCCTTCGCCTGTGGCCTCAATCAGCTGCTCTGGTACTTTGCGGCCCTGGAGAAGAGCAAGTGCTATGTCCTGCCGGGCGGCGAGGCGGACTGGGGCTCTCACGGCGACTCCTGCATGAAGTGGCGCCGCTTTGGCAA CCTGTTCGAGTCCTCGCAGTCCTTGTTTTGGGCCAGCTTCGGAATGGTGGGCCTGGACGACTTCGAGCTGAGCGGCATCAAGTCCTACACCCGCTTCTGGGGCCTCCTCATGTTCGGCTCGTATAGCGTCATCAATGTGATTGTGCTCCTGAATCTGCTCATCGCCATGATGTCCAATTCGTATGCCATGATTGAT GAGCACTCGGACACCGAGTGGAAGTTCGCCCGCACCAAGCTGTGGATGAGCTATTTCGAGGACAGCGCCACCCTGCCGCCGCCCTTCAATGTGCTGCCCTCGGTGAAGTGGCTCATTAGGCTGTTTCGAAAGTCCAGCAAGGCCATCGATCGGCAGCGCTCAAAG CAGAAGcgacaggagcaggaggagttCAACAAGTACGACACCATCATGCGCTCCCTGGTGTGGCGCTATGTGGCTGCTATGCATCGCAAGTTTGAGCAGAATCCCGTCTCCGAGGATGACATCAACGAGGTGAAGAGCGAAATCAACACGATGCGATACGAAATGCTGGAGATATTCGAGAACAGCGGCATGGACGTGTCCTCGGCGAACAAAAAGGAGCGGC AGCCACGACCCCGACGCATCAAGGTCTGGGAGCGTCGCCTGATGAAGGGCTTCCAGGTGGCTCCGGTTCAAACAAGCGGGGAATCTTGCGGGGATGCTTTCTGCAATGTCAACGGCGAGGGCGACATGCGGGAGATCAAGGTCGAGAGCATACCCTCCAGGCCAGCCAAGGAGACGGCCCGTGAGAGATTCCAGCGAGTGGCGCGCACAGTGCTGCTCCAGTCAACCACCCACAAGTGGAACGTGGTGCTCCATGGCACGCTGCCAAACTCCCAGATCGGACGCTGCACCAAGAACGAGCGCAAGAACCTGCAAAATCTAGGCAGGGCCATCGAAGAGGCCAAAAG GCTTATCATGCTCAATCCAGGCTGTTCCTCGGGTCGTGAGTCGCCCATCCGCATCGAGTTCGAAGATGAGAAGTCGAGCACCTTGCTGGAGCTGCTCAACCAGATCAGCGAAGAAATCAGCGAACGCGAGCGTCCGAGAATCAAACCAACCTGGCGGCCTCCGCTGAAATCCGTGGCCGCCCGGGCCTTGGCAGCCAATCAGGGCAGATCTTACACGGCGCCCGAGCTGAAGATCAGCAGAAAGTCATTGCCAGCGCCGCCACCAGCCCCAGCACCAGCTGCAGCTCCTACTAAAACTGCCATTTCTCACCTGGCTAGCAATCGGTCACGAGAGCTGCCCTTGTGCCCAAGCAAACTAGTGACAACTGCTCCTGCTCCCGCTGCCACTCTCCTCAAGAAATCAGCACCCTTAGCTACGGCTACATCCTCACGCACTCCCTTCTCCGTGGAGCGGAAGGAGCGAGGCCATATCTCAGATGGTGTGCAGGCGGGCAATCCAAACTCCTTCGATATCCACGTGGTCGATCTGGATGAGAGGAGTAGGCGCCTCGGCGGGGATAATGTATCCGATATTAGCTCCATTGCCAGCACGAGTCCCCAGCGGCCAATGAAACGGAACTAA
- the LOC108160832 gene encoding transient-receptor-potential-like protein isoform X5: protein MFAPDITPLMLAAHKNNFEILRILLDRGAAVPVPHDIRCGCEECMRLMGEDSLRHSLSRVNIYRALCSPSLICLTSNDPILTAFQLSWDLRNLALTEQECKAEYMELRRQCQNFAVDLLDQTRTSNELAIILNYDPQMSSYEPGDRMSLTRLVQAISYKQKKFVAHSNIQQLLSSIWYDGLPGFRRKSIVDKIICIAQVAVLFPVYCFIYMFAPNCRTGRLMRKPFMKFLIHASSYLFFLFILILVSQRADDDFVRIFGTTRMKADLVEQELRQRGQAPSKLELVVVLYVAGFMWEEVQEIFAVGMKNYLRNMWNFIDFLRNTLYVSVMCLRAFAYIQQATEIARDPQMAYIPREKWHDFDPQLIAEGLFAAANVFSALKLVHLFSINPHLGPLQISLGRMVIDIVKFFFIYSLVLFAFACGLNQLLWYFAALEKSKCYVLPGGEADWGSHGDSCMKWRRFGNLFESSQSLFWASFGMVGLDDFELSGIKSYTRFWGLLMFGSYSVINVIVLLNLLIAMMSNSYAMIDEHSDTEWKFARTKLWMSYFEDSATLPPPFNVLPSVKWLIRLFRKSSKAIDRQRSKQKRQEQEEFNKYDTIMRSLVWRYVAAMHRKFEQNPVSEDDINEVKSEINTMRYEMLEIFENSGMDVSSANKKERQPRPRRIKVWERRLMKGFQVAPVQTSGESCGDAFCNVNGEGDMREIKVESIPSRPAKETARERFQRVARTVLLQSTTHKWNVVLHGTLPNSQIGRCTKNERKNLQNLGRAIEEAKRLIMLNPGCSSGRESPIRIEFEDEKSSTLLELLNQISEEISERERPRIKPTWRPPLKSVAARALAANQGRSYTAPELKISRKSLPAPPPAPAPAAAPTKTAISHLASNRSRELPLCPSKLVTTAPAPAATLLKKSAPLATATSSRTPFSVERKERGHISDGVQAGNPNSFDIHVVDLDERSRRLGGDNVSDISSIASTSPQRPMKRN, encoded by the exons ATGTTTGCCCCGGATATCACGCCCCTGATGCTGGCGGCTCACAAGAACAACTTTGAGATACTGCGCATTCTCTTGGATCGGGGAGCGGCTGTGCCAGTGCCCCACGACATTCG TTGTGGCTGTGAGGAGTGCATGCGCCTCATGGGCGAGGACTCGCTGAGGCACTCCCTGTCGCGGGTCAACATATATCGGGCCCTGTGCAGCCCCTCGCTGATCTGCCTCACCTCTAACGATCCCATCCTGACCGCCTTTCAGCTCTCCTGGGATCTGCGGAACCTAGCGCTGACAGAGCAGGAGTGCAAGGCGGAGTACATGGAGCTGCGGCGGCAGTGCCAGAACTTTGCGGTGGATCTGCTTGACCAGACGCGTACCTCCAACGAGCTGGCCATCATCCTCAACTACGATCCGCAGATGTCCAGCTACGAGCCAGGGGACCGCATGAGTCTCACACGTCTCGTCCAGGCCATATCCTACAAGCAGAAGAAG TTTGTGGCCCACTCAAACATCCAGCAATTGCTCTCCTCCATTTGGTACGACGGGTTGCCAGGGTTCCGGCGCAAGAGCATCGTGGATAAAATCATCTGCATCGCACAGGTGGCCGTGCTCTTTCCTGTGTACTGTTTTATCTACATGTTTGCCCCCAACTGCCGGACGGGACGGCTGATGCGGAAGCCATTTATGAAGTTTCTCATCCATGCCTCCTCGTATTTGTTCTTTCTTT TCATCCTCATCCTGGTCTCGCAGCGAGCGGACGATGACTTTGTGCGTATCTTCGGCACGACGCGGATGAAGGCAGATCTGGTGGAGCAGGAGCTGCGTCAGCGGGGCCAGGCGCCGAGCAAGCTGGAGCTGGTCGTGGTCCTATACGTGGCGGGTTTTATGTGGGAGGAAGTGCAGGAGATATTCGCCGTGGGCATGAAGAACTACCTTCGCAACATGTGGAACTTTATCGACTTCCTACGCAACACCCTCTATGTGAGTGTCATGTGTCTGAG GGCCTTCGCCTACATCCAGCAGGCCACGGAAATAGCCAGGGATCCACAGATGGCCTACATTCCGCGCGAGAAGTGGCACGACTTCGATCCGCAGCTCATAGCCGAGGGACTCTTTGCGGCCGCCAATGTCTTCTCCGCCCTGAAGCTGGTGCACCTGTTCAGCATCAATCCCCATTTGGGCCCGCTGCAGATCTCGCTGGGCCGCATGGTCATCGACATTGTCAAGTTCTTCTTCATCTACTCCCTGGTGCTGTTTGCCTTCGCCTGTGGCCTCAATCAGCTGCTCTGGTACTTTGCGGCCCTGGAGAAGAGCAAGTGCTATGTCCTGCCGGGCGGCGAGGCGGACTGGGGCTCTCACGGCGACTCCTGCATGAAGTGGCGCCGCTTTGGCAA CCTGTTCGAGTCCTCGCAGTCCTTGTTTTGGGCCAGCTTCGGAATGGTGGGCCTGGACGACTTCGAGCTGAGCGGCATCAAGTCCTACACCCGCTTCTGGGGCCTCCTCATGTTCGGCTCGTATAGCGTCATCAATGTGATTGTGCTCCTGAATCTGCTCATCGCCATGATGTCCAATTCGTATGCCATGATTGAT GAGCACTCGGACACCGAGTGGAAGTTCGCCCGCACCAAGCTGTGGATGAGCTATTTCGAGGACAGCGCCACCCTGCCGCCGCCCTTCAATGTGCTGCCCTCGGTGAAGTGGCTCATTAGGCTGTTTCGAAAGTCCAGCAAGGCCATCGATCGGCAGCGCTCAAAG CAGAAGcgacaggagcaggaggagttCAACAAGTACGACACCATCATGCGCTCCCTGGTGTGGCGCTATGTGGCTGCTATGCATCGCAAGTTTGAGCAGAATCCCGTCTCCGAGGATGACATCAACGAGGTGAAGAGCGAAATCAACACGATGCGATACGAAATGCTGGAGATATTCGAGAACAGCGGCATGGACGTGTCCTCGGCGAACAAAAAGGAGCGGC AGCCACGACCCCGACGCATCAAGGTCTGGGAGCGTCGCCTGATGAAGGGCTTCCAGGTGGCTCCGGTTCAAACAAGCGGGGAATCTTGCGGGGATGCTTTCTGCAATGTCAACGGCGAGGGCGACATGCGGGAGATCAAGGTCGAGAGCATACCCTCCAGGCCAGCCAAGGAGACGGCCCGTGAGAGATTCCAGCGAGTGGCGCGCACAGTGCTGCTCCAGTCAACCACCCACAAGTGGAACGTGGTGCTCCATGGCACGCTGCCAAACTCCCAGATCGGACGCTGCACCAAGAACGAGCGCAAGAACCTGCAAAATCTAGGCAGGGCCATCGAAGAGGCCAAAAG GCTTATCATGCTCAATCCAGGCTGTTCCTCGGGTCGTGAGTCGCCCATCCGCATCGAGTTCGAAGATGAGAAGTCGAGCACCTTGCTGGAGCTGCTCAACCAGATCAGCGAAGAAATCAGCGAACGCGAGCGTCCGAGAATCAAACCAACCTGGCGGCCTCCGCTGAAATCCGTGGCCGCCCGGGCCTTGGCAGCCAATCAGGGCAGATCTTACACGGCGCCCGAGCTGAAGATCAGCAGAAAGTCATTGCCAGCGCCGCCACCAGCCCCAGCACCAGCTGCAGCTCCTACTAAAACTGCCATTTCTCACCTGGCTAGCAATCGGTCACGAGAGCTGCCCTTGTGCCCAAGCAAACTAGTGACAACTGCTCCTGCTCCCGCTGCCACTCTCCTCAAGAAATCAGCACCCTTAGCTACGGCTACATCCTCACGCACTCCCTTCTCCGTGGAGCGGAAGGAGCGAGGCCATATCTCAGATGGTGTGCAGGCGGGCAATCCAAACTCCTTCGATATCCACGTGGTCGATCTGGATGAGAGGAGTAGGCGCCTCGGCGGGGATAATGTATCCGATATTAGCTCCATTGCCAGCACGAGTCCCCAGCGGCCAATGAAACGGAACTAA
- the LOC108160832 gene encoding transient-receptor-potential-like protein isoform X4, which translates to MDPLGRRALTLAIDNENLEMVELLVVMGVETKDALLHAINAEFVEAVELLLEHEELIYKEGEQYSWQKVDINTAMFAPDITPLMLAAHKNNFEILRILLDRGAAVPVPHDIRCGCEECMRLMGEDSLRHSLSRVNIYRALCSPSLICLTSNDPILTAFQLSWDLRNLALTEQECKAEYMELRRQCQNFAVDLLDQTRTSNELAIILNYDPQMSSYEPGDRMSLTRLVQAISYKQKKFVAHSNIQQLLSSIWYDGLPGFRRKSIVDKIICIAQVAVLFPVYCFIYMFAPNCRTGRLMRKPFMKFLIHASSYLFFLFILILVSQRADDDFVRIFGTTRMKADLVEQELRQRGQAPSKLELVVVLYVAGFMWEEVQEIFAVGMKNYLRNMWNFIDFLRNTLYVSVMCLRAFAYIQQATEIARDPQMAYIPREKWHDFDPQLIAEGLFAAANVFSALKLVHLFSINPHLGPLQISLGRMVIDIVKFFFIYSLVLFAFACGLNQLLWYFAALEKSKCYVLPGGEADWGSHGDSCMKWRRFGNLFESSQSLFWASFGMVGLDDFELSGIKSYTRFWGLLMFGSYSVINVIVLLNLLIAMMSNSYAMIDEHSDTEWKFARTKLWMSYFEDSATLPPPFNVLPSVKWLIRLFRKSSKAIDRQRSKQKRQEQEEFNKYDTIMRSLVWRYVAAMHRKFEQNPVSEDDINEVKSEINTMRYEMLEIFENSGMDVSSANKKERQPRPRRIKVWERRLMKGFQVAPVQTSGESCGDAFCNVNGEGDMREIKVESIPSRPAKETARERFQRVARTVLLQSTTHKWNVVLHGTLPNSQIGRCTKNERKNLQNLGRAIEEAKRLIMLNPGCSSGRESPIRIEFEDEKSSTLLELLNQISEEISERERPRIKPTWRPPLKSVAARALAANQGRSYTAPELKISRKSLPAPPPAPAPAAAPTKTAISHLASNRSRELPLCPSKLVTTAPAPAATLLKKSAPLATATSSRTPFSVERKERGHISDGVQAGNPNSFDIHVVDLDERSRRLGGDNVSDISSIASTSPQRPMKRN; encoded by the exons ATGGATCCACTGGGCCGGAGAGCCCTCACTCTGGCCATCGACAACGAGAAtctcgagatggtggagctgCTCGTCGTCATGGGAGTGGAGACAAAGGACGCCCTGCTGCATGCCATCAATGCGGAGTTTGTCGAGGCCgtggagctgctgctcgagcaCGAGGAGCTCATCTACAAGGAGGGCGAGCAATAT AGCTGGCAGAAGGTGGACATCAATACGGCTATGTTTGCCCCGGATATCACGCCCCTGATGCTGGCGGCTCACAAGAACAACTTTGAGATACTGCGCATTCTCTTGGATCGGGGAGCGGCTGTGCCAGTGCCCCACGACATTCG TTGTGGCTGTGAGGAGTGCATGCGCCTCATGGGCGAGGACTCGCTGAGGCACTCCCTGTCGCGGGTCAACATATATCGGGCCCTGTGCAGCCCCTCGCTGATCTGCCTCACCTCTAACGATCCCATCCTGACCGCCTTTCAGCTCTCCTGGGATCTGCGGAACCTAGCGCTGACAGAGCAGGAGTGCAAGGCGGAGTACATGGAGCTGCGGCGGCAGTGCCAGAACTTTGCGGTGGATCTGCTTGACCAGACGCGTACCTCCAACGAGCTGGCCATCATCCTCAACTACGATCCGCAGATGTCCAGCTACGAGCCAGGGGACCGCATGAGTCTCACACGTCTCGTCCAGGCCATATCCTACAAGCAGAAGAAG TTTGTGGCCCACTCAAACATCCAGCAATTGCTCTCCTCCATTTGGTACGACGGGTTGCCAGGGTTCCGGCGCAAGAGCATCGTGGATAAAATCATCTGCATCGCACAGGTGGCCGTGCTCTTTCCTGTGTACTGTTTTATCTACATGTTTGCCCCCAACTGCCGGACGGGACGGCTGATGCGGAAGCCATTTATGAAGTTTCTCATCCATGCCTCCTCGTATTTGTTCTTTCTTT TCATCCTCATCCTGGTCTCGCAGCGAGCGGACGATGACTTTGTGCGTATCTTCGGCACGACGCGGATGAAGGCAGATCTGGTGGAGCAGGAGCTGCGTCAGCGGGGCCAGGCGCCGAGCAAGCTGGAGCTGGTCGTGGTCCTATACGTGGCGGGTTTTATGTGGGAGGAAGTGCAGGAGATATTCGCCGTGGGCATGAAGAACTACCTTCGCAACATGTGGAACTTTATCGACTTCCTACGCAACACCCTCTATGTGAGTGTCATGTGTCTGAG GGCCTTCGCCTACATCCAGCAGGCCACGGAAATAGCCAGGGATCCACAGATGGCCTACATTCCGCGCGAGAAGTGGCACGACTTCGATCCGCAGCTCATAGCCGAGGGACTCTTTGCGGCCGCCAATGTCTTCTCCGCCCTGAAGCTGGTGCACCTGTTCAGCATCAATCCCCATTTGGGCCCGCTGCAGATCTCGCTGGGCCGCATGGTCATCGACATTGTCAAGTTCTTCTTCATCTACTCCCTGGTGCTGTTTGCCTTCGCCTGTGGCCTCAATCAGCTGCTCTGGTACTTTGCGGCCCTGGAGAAGAGCAAGTGCTATGTCCTGCCGGGCGGCGAGGCGGACTGGGGCTCTCACGGCGACTCCTGCATGAAGTGGCGCCGCTTTGGCAA CCTGTTCGAGTCCTCGCAGTCCTTGTTTTGGGCCAGCTTCGGAATGGTGGGCCTGGACGACTTCGAGCTGAGCGGCATCAAGTCCTACACCCGCTTCTGGGGCCTCCTCATGTTCGGCTCGTATAGCGTCATCAATGTGATTGTGCTCCTGAATCTGCTCATCGCCATGATGTCCAATTCGTATGCCATGATTGAT GAGCACTCGGACACCGAGTGGAAGTTCGCCCGCACCAAGCTGTGGATGAGCTATTTCGAGGACAGCGCCACCCTGCCGCCGCCCTTCAATGTGCTGCCCTCGGTGAAGTGGCTCATTAGGCTGTTTCGAAAGTCCAGCAAGGCCATCGATCGGCAGCGCTCAAAG CAGAAGcgacaggagcaggaggagttCAACAAGTACGACACCATCATGCGCTCCCTGGTGTGGCGCTATGTGGCTGCTATGCATCGCAAGTTTGAGCAGAATCCCGTCTCCGAGGATGACATCAACGAGGTGAAGAGCGAAATCAACACGATGCGATACGAAATGCTGGAGATATTCGAGAACAGCGGCATGGACGTGTCCTCGGCGAACAAAAAGGAGCGGC AGCCACGACCCCGACGCATCAAGGTCTGGGAGCGTCGCCTGATGAAGGGCTTCCAGGTGGCTCCGGTTCAAACAAGCGGGGAATCTTGCGGGGATGCTTTCTGCAATGTCAACGGCGAGGGCGACATGCGGGAGATCAAGGTCGAGAGCATACCCTCCAGGCCAGCCAAGGAGACGGCCCGTGAGAGATTCCAGCGAGTGGCGCGCACAGTGCTGCTCCAGTCAACCACCCACAAGTGGAACGTGGTGCTCCATGGCACGCTGCCAAACTCCCAGATCGGACGCTGCACCAAGAACGAGCGCAAGAACCTGCAAAATCTAGGCAGGGCCATCGAAGAGGCCAAAAG GCTTATCATGCTCAATCCAGGCTGTTCCTCGGGTCGTGAGTCGCCCATCCGCATCGAGTTCGAAGATGAGAAGTCGAGCACCTTGCTGGAGCTGCTCAACCAGATCAGCGAAGAAATCAGCGAACGCGAGCGTCCGAGAATCAAACCAACCTGGCGGCCTCCGCTGAAATCCGTGGCCGCCCGGGCCTTGGCAGCCAATCAGGGCAGATCTTACACGGCGCCCGAGCTGAAGATCAGCAGAAAGTCATTGCCAGCGCCGCCACCAGCCCCAGCACCAGCTGCAGCTCCTACTAAAACTGCCATTTCTCACCTGGCTAGCAATCGGTCACGAGAGCTGCCCTTGTGCCCAAGCAAACTAGTGACAACTGCTCCTGCTCCCGCTGCCACTCTCCTCAAGAAATCAGCACCCTTAGCTACGGCTACATCCTCACGCACTCCCTTCTCCGTGGAGCGGAAGGAGCGAGGCCATATCTCAGATGGTGTGCAGGCGGGCAATCCAAACTCCTTCGATATCCACGTGGTCGATCTGGATGAGAGGAGTAGGCGCCTCGGCGGGGATAATGTATCCGATATTAGCTCCATTGCCAGCACGAGTCCCCAGCGGCCAATGAAACGGAACTAA